GAAATGGGCAGCCTCTGGACGCTTTCCTTCGTCAGGGGTTACCTGGAGTTGGGCATGCTTGAGAAGGCGGAAAAGGAGTTGGCCAGGCTTCCCCTTGAGGATCAGCATCGTCCGGAAAGCCTGAGCCTGGCCGGTCAGATCCTGATGGCCCGGCGTCAATGGGAGGCAGCGATCGAGGTTTTTGCGATCGGTCGCGCCCTGCATCCCGGGTGCGTCGACTTCTACGTGAAAGCGGCCTACGCCTACGAGCAGGTCGGTCGCCTCCAGGAGTCCCGCAACATGTGGCAACTGGTCCCCCGGCCGGTCGGCCGGTCCGGATTCGCCCATCTGAATCTCGCCCGTTGCGAGGCCAAACTGGGCAACCTGCCCGCGGCCCGCCGGCACATCACGACCGCCCTCCACCTCGATCCAAATATCCGGGCGTTGCTCGACAACGATCCGGGGCTCGTGCAATTGCTGAACACCCCCGGCCAGAGCAATTGAGAGGCTGTCCCTTCCCCCGATCGTTTCCACGCTGGGGATCTACCGCTGGGCTCCTGCGAAACTACCTAGGCGGGCTCGGGGGTCTCCGTGGGTTCATCTTAAAAGTGTCGTCCGTGAGGGCGAATTCCGGGTCCCGGCCTAACCCTCGCCGCTGCTCTTCCGATATAGTCTCACGAACATGATGATCCCCTCCCCCCAGGAAAACCCTTCCCTCGAAAGCGCCTCGCTGCGCTGGTCCCTCTCCTTCGCCAGCGGCTACCTCGCCCTTGGCATGGTTCGGGATGCCGCCCGCGAGCTGGGCAAGCTCCCGCTTTCCGAGAAATGCCGTTCCGAGGTCATTGATCTCCGGATACAGGTGATGTTGGCCCGGAAACAATGGAAGCAGGCCTACCGGCTGGCC
This window of the Opitutaceae bacterium genome carries:
- a CDS encoding tetratricopeptide repeat protein, translated to MVAAKEDQPREPEMGSLWTLSFVRGYLELGMLEKAEKELARLPLEDQHRPESLSLAGQILMARRQWEAAIEVFAIGRALHPGCVDFYVKAAYAYEQVGRLQESRNMWQLVPRPVGRSGFAHLNLARCEAKLGNLPAARRHITTALHLDPNIRALLDNDPGLVQLLNTPGQSN